Below is a genomic region from Rhodospirillum centenum SW.
CGGACATGGGACCCCCTTGCGGTGGACAGGAGTGTCCCGGTGCCGGGCGCGCTTGTCCAGCGCCGCCCTTCTGCGCCCCCGCCGGTCCGGCTACTTCTTGTCCGGGTGGGCGGCGCGGTAGACGCGGACCTGCTCGTTGAAGGCGGCGGCATAGCCCTCGATCCGGGCCTGCATCTGCCCGATCAGCGACTCCAGCGCCATGTATTCCATCACCGTCAGCCGGGGATAGGCCTCCCGCTGGGCGGTGGCGACGCAGGCCTGGAAGCCTTGCGCCTCGGTCACGAAGGTCTTGATGGCGGCCTGCGCCGCCTGCATCTCCGCCTCGGTCGCCTTGGCGCCCAGCGGCGGGCGGGCCGGGTCCTTCGGCCGGTTGCAGCTGATCGTCGGCGCCGGGGCGGCGGAGGCGGGCTGGGCGGCGGCGCGGCGCGCGATCTCCTCCAGCGACAAGGGATTGCCGCCCGTGTCGGCCTGGGCGGCGGCATCGAAGGACGTGGCGGCGACGAGCAGCGCGGCGGCGGCAGTGACGATGGACAGCGACGGACGCACGGAATGAACCCCCCGGGGACGGTGACGGCGCCGAGTTAGGCACAGCCCCCGCCGTTAGGCAAGGTCACGTCAAAGGCCCTTACCTTGCCGGAATGTCGTGCTAAACGGACGCGACGGAGGCACGGGTGTTCCGGGCGGGCGGCCCTGCGGGCGCTGCCGCGGCGGAACAGCGTCCGGAACGGGAGTCCGGGAATGATCGGCGTCTTCGATTCGGGGCATGGCGGGCTGACGGTGCTGCGGGCCCTGGTGGACGCGCTGCCGGGGCGCAGCTTCGTCTATCTGGGCGACCATGCCCATGCGCCTTACGGCAACCGCACGCCGGAGGAGATCTATGGCCTGACCGTGGCGGCGGTGGAGCGGCTGTTCGCGCAGGGCTGCCGGCTGGTCGTGCTGGCCTGCAACACGGCCTCGGCCCTGGCGCTGCGGCGGTTGCAGCAGACCTGGCTGCCCTGCCACCATCCCGACCGGCGCGTGCTGGGCGTGCTGGTGCCGATGGTGGAGGCGATCACCGGCGTGCCCTGGATGGCCGACATTCCCGCCGGCCGCCATGCCGGCGAACCGCGCAGCGTCGCCATCTTCGCCACCCGCCGCACGGTGCAGAGCCAGGCCTATCCGCGGGAGATCGGCAAGCGCGCGCCGGAGGTGGAGGTGGTGCAGCAGGCCTGCCCGGACCTTGCGCGGCTGATCGAGGAGGACGCGCCGGAGGCGGAGATCCGCCGCGCCGTCCGCCGCTATACCGCCTCGCTGATGGACAAGCTGGAGCATGGCACGCCCAGCGCCGTCATGCTGGGCTGCACCCATTATCCGCTGGTGGCGGGGGAGTTCGCCGCCGCCCTGCCGGCCGGGGTGGACGTGCTGGACCAGCCGGCGCTGTGCGCCCGCAGCCTGGTCCATTATCTGGCCCGGCATCCGGAATTCGACGATGACGGCGGCGCCCCCGTCACCTTCCTGACGACGGGCGACGCGGCGAAGGTGACGCGGCTGGCGACCCGCTTCTTCGGCCGCCCCGCCCCCTTCGCCCGTTCCATCCCCTGACGGG
It encodes:
- the murI gene encoding glutamate racemase; the encoded protein is MIGVFDSGHGGLTVLRALVDALPGRSFVYLGDHAHAPYGNRTPEEIYGLTVAAVERLFAQGCRLVVLACNTASALALRRLQQTWLPCHHPDRRVLGVLVPMVEAITGVPWMADIPAGRHAGEPRSVAIFATRRTVQSQAYPREIGKRAPEVEVVQQACPDLARLIEEDAPEAEIRRAVRRYTASLMDKLEHGTPSAVMLGCTHYPLVAGEFAAALPAGVDVLDQPALCARSLVHYLARHPEFDDDGGAPVTFLTTGDAAKVTRLATRFFGRPAPFARSIP